A section of the Polyodon spathula isolate WHYD16114869_AA chromosome 29, ASM1765450v1, whole genome shotgun sequence genome encodes:
- the LOC121302497 gene encoding zinc finger protein 16-like yields the protein MESVHPNPALYPRGTAPIRWVVSENREVRIKEEPVPCWDPPRESVPVPQCGPVYMQQQHSRVQSEQNQARVQQGAAASVSSTYAEETEDHRGSQSPVIKEEASEMECTPRLDPPDPRILRVSRFDLERGSTRFKALRQTPSLGAAVRDTEPVHIKVEVYQPGGEEEERRSDPVHQEEEACALEPGQIKVEDAEMGSVPETRRSVRIGEETTGQAAVSSVDSGQPAALLGIISGQSVHHITFKGQTLVCNVDDGLASSHSVGDGRTDLPGSDNRPTAVQNTGSGETDVLGIAGGQPLHNIDKGPTLVHNFDNGHTSVHSMDTATPGQRSSHSNQTVSPLEMSCIREEETVPTDKIVRGDAVVTGLESALNQYRAPGLDAVSLQKDAFNCVSQLASAPVNNEDPQEESVHVEMEVPQAAFVQKDVHANGERQLDSTQTGKGALLVESVHADQEKNPEPKYVPLNKLHDARWDNSLPQVESVHHTAPAPEPAPDRSGDVSAMDTDPAEEKEEEGGEKEGAQISDDTPELRTARSDTRTPDPDETEMEPDLENDDPGPDSVVVDKKVHETGSLHPNEKTSGDMEVPDPKTFDTNAAEKQDPKVLEKREKAAGQDDDDDEPQSLLHNCEDPEVKSAHSGFPEAETEEAAAELDRAAVKCTVAESHACPHCPTAFPASQDLDKHVKDLHSEEDAEKRRTRPVSSRRTPARSRQASQAQNPGPAGTDKTRGKHSCPDCGERFPTPKTLKKHRATHQEALLHPCAECSKTFRDPELLKRHRLVHRETEAAFKDVGLSILEASRWRRKHQCPECGKRFLHTATLKKHRQQQHGGKPRPHPCGECGRCFTDQSHLKLHQKTHSDETPVAFCCSDCGKVFKTKKHLKRHQLVHSGDAPPLPCSECGKRFRDPERLRRHQRVHTGEMPYPCDGCGKRFRFSGDLRKHQRIHTGALPFQCADCGKRFRESSTLKKHELIHSGETPFQCPDCGKMFNQVGNLKRHQQIHAGSAPYQCPECQRRFNHAENLKRHRLVHVGETLHPCPECSASFRSAAHLSKHQGEQHSGAQGKRLLRVCEECGKSFKHAGDYHKHCRIHTGEKPYPCTECQKSFNHLGNLKKHLLVHSGETPFECPDCGKKFSQKGNMKKHRRTHNDDQKKRRRKKMVKKK from the exons ATGGAGTCTGTTCATCCCAACCCAGCGCTGTACCCACGGGGCACGGCGCCGATCCGATGGGTGGTATCGGAGAACCGGGAGGTTCGGATCAAAGAGGAGCCCGTGCCATGCTGGGACCCTCCCAGAGAGTCTGTCCCTGTTCCACAGTGTGGACCGGTCtatatgcagcagcagcacagccgGGTCCAGTCTGAACAGAACCAAGCCCGCGTACAGCAAGGAGCAGCTGCCAGCGTCTCTTCAACCT ACGCTGAAGAGACCGAAGACCACAGAGGGTCCCAAAGTCCCGTCATCAAAGAGGAGGCTTCGGAAATGGAGTGCACCCCCAGACTGGACCCCCCCGACCCCAGGATCCTCCGAGTGAGCCGGTTCGACCTGGAGAGGGGCTCCACCCGCTTCAAAGCCCTCCGTCAGACCCCGTCCCTCGGGGCCGCGGTGCGGGACACGGAGCCCGTCCACATCAAAGTGGAGGTTTACCAGCCGGGCGGAGAGGAAGAGGAGCGGCGGAGCGACCCCGTCCACCAGGAGGAAGAGGCCTGCGCTCTGGAACCTGGGCAGATCAAGGTGGAAGACGCGGAGATGGGTTCTGTTCCCGAGACCCGGCGGTCGGTCCGGATTGGAGAGGAGACGACCGGACAAGCTGCCGTCTCCAGCGTGGACAGCGGACAACCTGCTGCTCTCCTTGGTATTATCAGTGGACAGTCTGTCCACCATATTACTTTCAAAGGGCAAACGCTGGTCTGTAATGTCGATGACGGACTGGCTTCTAGCCATAGTGTGGGCGATGGACGCACCGATCTCCCCGGTTCGGACAACAGACCTACAGCTGTGCAAAATACAGGCAGTGGAGAAACGGATGTTCTTGGTATTGCTGGCGGCCAGCCTCTTCACAATATTGACAAAGGGCCAACGTTGGTCCATAATTTTGACAACGGACACACTTCTGTCCACAGTATGGACACTGCCACCCCCGGACAACGTTCTTCCCACAGCAATCAGACTGTCTCTCCACTGGAAATGTCCTGCATTCGGGAGGAGGAAACTGTCCCTACAGACAAAATTGTCCGCGGTGATGCGGTCGTCACTGGACTGGAGTCCGCACTCAATCAATACCGTGCCCCTGGACTAGATGCTGTCAGTCTTCAAAAAGATGCTTTTAACTGTGTCTCACAACTGGCGTCTGCTCCCGTCAACAATGAAGATCCGCAAGAGGAATCTGTCCACGTAGAAATGGAGGTCCCTCAAGCTGCGTTTGTCCAAAAGGATGTCCACGCCAATGGCGAACGTCAATTGGACTCAACCCAAACTGGCAAAGGTGCCCTGCTTGTGGAATCGGTGCATGCAGACCAAGAGAAGAACCCTGAACCAAAATACGTGCCCCTTAACAAGCTACACGACGCCCGCTGGGACAACAGTCTTCCACAAGTGGAATCTGTCCACCACACCGCGCCTGCCCCTGAACCAGCTCCTGACCGCAGCGGTGACGTCTCTGCAATGGACACTGATCCtgcagaggagaaggaggaggaggggggtgaaAAAGAAGGAGCCCAGATTTCCGATGACACCCCTGAACTTCGGACAGCCCGCTCAGATACGAGGACCCCCGACCCAGACGAGACTGAAATGGAACCTGACCTAGAAAACGATGATCCTGGACCGGACTCGGTCGTCGTTGACAAGAAGGTCCACGAAACCGGATCCCTCCACCCTAACGAGAAGACTTCCGGAGACATGGAGGTCCCAGATCCGAAGACTTTCGACACCAACGCCGCTGAAAAGCAGGACCCTAAAGTCCTAGAAAAGAGAGAAAAGGCAGCCGgccaagatgatgatgatgatgaaccGCAGTCTCTCCTTCATAACTGTGAGGATCCCGAAGTGAAATCCGCGCACTCTGGTTTTCCGGAGGCTGAAACGGAAGAGGCTGCCGCCGAGCTGGACCGCGCTGCGGTGAAAT GCACGGTCGCAGAATCCCATGCCTGCCCCCACTGCCCGACGGCTTTCCCCGCGAGTCAGGATCTGGACAAGCACGTGAAAGACCTGCACAGCGAAGAGGATGCCGAGAAACGCAGGACTAGGCCCGTGAGCTCGAGAAGGACTCCCGCACGATCTAGACAGGCGTCCCAGGCGCAAAATCCAGGACCGGCCGGCACGGACAAGACCCGCGGCAAACATAGCTGCCCGGACTGCGGGGAACGTTTCCCCACCCCgaaaaccttaaaaaaacacaGGGCCACCCACCAGGAAGCTCTGCTCCATCCGTGCGCGGAGTGCTCCAAGACTTTCAGAGACCCGGAGCTCCTGAAAAGGCACCGGCTGGTCCACAGAGAGACGGAGGCTGCCTTTAAAGACGTCGGACTGTCGATTTTAGAGGCAAGCCGCTGGCGGAGGAAACATCAGTGCCCCGAGTGCGGGAAGCGCTTTCTCCACACCGCCACCCTCAAGAAGCACCGGCAGCAGCAGCACGGGGGCAAGCCGCGCCCCCACCCCTGCGGCGAGTGCGGTCGCTGTTTCACAGACCAGTCGCACCTGAAGCTGCACCAGAAAACCCACAGCGATGAGACTCCCGTCGCGTTCTGCTGCTCTGATTGCGGCAAGGTTTTCAAAACCAAGAAACACCTGAAAAGGCACCAGCTGGTTCACTCGGGAGACGCGCCTCCTCTCCCGTGCTCGGAATGCGGGAAGAGGTTCCGGGATCCAGAGCGTCTGCGGAGGCACCAGCGCGTGCACACGGGGGAGATGCCCTATCCGTGCGACGGGTGCGGGAAGAGGTTCCGGTTTTCCGGAGATCTCCGGAAGCACCAGAGGATACACACGGGGGCGCTGCCGTTCCAGTGCGCGGACTGCGGGAAGAGATTCCGGGAATCCAGCACCTTGAAAAAACACGAGCTGATCCACAGTGGGGAGACTCCTTTCCAGTGCCCAGATTGTGGGAAGATGTTCAATCAG GTGGGTAATCTGAAACGACACCAGCAAATCCACGCAGGCTCAGCTCCTTACCAGTGCCCGGAATGCCAGCGCCGCTTCAACCACGCGGAGAACTTGAAGAGGCACCGTCTGGTCCACGTGGGCGAGACCCTCCACCCCTGCCCGGAATGCAGCGCCTCCTTCCGCAGCGCGGCGCACCTCAGCAAACACCAAGGGGAGCAGCACTCGGGAGCGCAGGGGAAGCGGCTCCTCAGAGTCTGCGAGGAGTGCGGTAAAAGCTTCAAGCACGCCGGGGATTACCACAAACACTGCCGGATCCACACGGGGGAGAAGCCTTACCCCTGTACGGAGTGCCAAAAGAGCTTCAACCACCTGGGGAACCTGAAGAAACATCTGCTGGTGCATTCGGGGGAAACGCCCTTCGAGTGCCCGGACTGCGGGAAGAAGTTTAGCCAGAAGGGGAACATGAAGAAACACAGGCGGACCCACAACGACGaccagaagaagaggaggaggaagaagatgGTTAAGAAGAAATAA